Genomic window (Allostreptomyces psammosilenae):
GCCGTAGTGCTGCCGCGGCAGGTCGTCCTCCATGCGGTAGACGTGCGGGCCGAGGAAGTCGACCATGCCCGCGATGTCCCGCACCGAGAAGCCGTTGTCGACGCCGGTCACCTCCACGCCCCAGGCGCCGTCGCCGATCGAGACGGGCTGCCGGCCGCCGCCGGCGCGCACCGCCTGCACCATGAGCGTGGCCCAGGAGGTGACGGCCTCGCGCGGGGCCGGCTCGCCGTAGATCGGCATCTCGTTGCTGATCAGCCATCCGGTGACGGCCGGGTGGTCGGCGAACCGCCGGGTGGTCTCGGTGACGAACCACGCCTGCCGGGCGACCATCCACACGTCCCGGTACAGGTCGCGGCCGTTCCGCCAGGACGGGTCCCAGTTCTGGCCGGACATGTGGCCCACGATGAAGGTGGGGATGGTGGACATGCCGAGCTCGGTGTGGGCCTCCAGGAAGTCGGCGTAGCGCGCCAGGCAGCCGGAGTCGATCCGGTCCGGCTCGGGGTGGAAGTCCGGCCAGTAGAAGAAGGAACGGGTCATGGTGAGCCCGTGGTCGCGCAGCACGCGCAGTTCCTCGCGGACGAGCGCGGGATCGTAGTTCTCCTCCCGCCACATCAGCGGCCCGCCACCGCGGGACCAGAAGTTGGCGCCGAGCCAGACGACGGGTTCGTCACCGGAACGGACGGTGCGGAGCGGGCGGTGCATGGGCGTCTCCTGTGGAGGTGGGCCTCCGCGCGGCCGGTGCGCGGCCGGCCGCGCCCCCTGGGGCACGGCCGACCGGGCACGGGAGCTGGGGCACGGGAGCCGGGGCGCGGCGTGCCGCCATCGAAGCACTTAACCGGTTCACCGTCAACGATTCCGGCGCCCGGCGGCCGGAGGTGGCCCGGAAGGTACACGCCCGCGGGGACACCCACGGAGGCCGGGACCCGTCCGGCGGGTGCCGGGGGCGCCGGGGGCGCCGGATCAGCGGCGCGCCGGGGCCGTGCTGCCGCGCGGCACCAGCACCGGCGGGTCCAGCCGCGCCTGCTCCACCGGCCCGCCCGCCACCATCGACAGCAGGATCGTCGCCGCCCGCGAACCGTGCTCCGGCACCCGACGGCTCACCGCCGTCAGCCCCGGGTGCACCAGCTCGCACAGCGCCCCGTCGTCCCAGGCCACGATGGACAGCCGGCCCGGTACGTCCACCCCCATCTCGTGCGCCACGCCCAGCGCCGCCACCGCCATCACGTCGTTGTCGTACACGATCGCGGTCGGCGGCACGGCGGTGGACAGCAGCCGGCGGGTCGCCCGCGCCCCGTCCTCACCCGAGTAGTCGGCGTGCACCGTCGGCACCTCGGCCAGCCCCAGGCGCTCCGCCGCACGGGCGAACGCATCCGACCGCTCCCGGGTGTGCACCAGCGGCGGCGGGCCGGCCACCCGGGCGATCCGCCGGTGCCCCAGCGCCACCAGGTAGTCCAGCACCTCGTGCACGGCCACGCCGTCGTCGATCCAGACCGAGGACATCCCGGTGTCCTCGCCGGCGTGCCCCACGACCACCGTCGGCAGCTCCAGCTCCCGCACCAGGGCCGGGCGCGGGTCGTCGTGGCGCAGGTCGACAAGGAGCACGCCGTCCACCCGGCGCTCCCCCCACCAGCGCCGGTAGGTCGCCATCTCGGCCTCGGTGTCCTCGGTGACCTCCAGCAGCAGCGCCGTGCCGCTGCCGGACAGCTGCGCCTCGATGCCGGAGATGAGCTGCATGAAGAAGGGCTCGATGCCCAGCACCCAGGCGGGGCGGTCGACCACCAGTCCGATGGCCCCGCTGCGTCCCTCGGACAGCGCCCGGGCCGCGCTGCTCGGATGCCAGCCCAGCCGCGCGGCGATGTCCAGGATGCGCGCGCGGGTCTGGTCGGACACCCCGGCCTTGCCGTTCAGCGCGTAGGAGACGGCGCCCTTGGAGACCCCGGCCGCCTGGGCGATGTCAGCGATGGTGGGACGCTTCACGCGGACCTTCCGTTCGGGACGCCCCGACCGTGGACCGGGGGCACGTGCCGGCGACAGTTCAACCGGTTCACCTCGTCGGACCGGATCCCCTGAACATAACAAGGTTGGCACGGCGCCGTGGCGGCGGGCACGGTCCCGGCCGCATCGGTAGCCCCGGGCGCCACCGGGGGACGCCCGGGCCCGCCCCGGCGCGCGGGACGGGCGGACAGCCGGTGGTCAGGGGGCAGGGGTGGTCAGGGGGTGACGAGCTGGTTGGCGCTGCGCAGCACCAGCGGATCGGCCCACCGCTCGGCGGGCACCGCGCCCACTCCGGGCCCGCGCACCGTGAAGGTGGCGGACTCCCCGGGCAGCAGGGTGAGCAGCATGGTGTCCACCTCGGCCGCCGGGAGGACGCGGTCGGCGAGCAGCGCGAGGTCCCGCAGCAGGGCGCGCGCCGTCACGGTGATCCGCACCTGGTCGCCGTCCGGCCGGACGGTCGTGGTGAGGTCGGCCCGGGGCAGCGCCTGGTCCCGGTCCGGCAGGAAGAACCAGAGCGCACGGGGGCGCCCGCCGTCCCGCGCCGAGGCGCCGGCCACGCCGGCCCCGCCCGCCTCGCCTCCCCGCGTCTCGTCTGCCCGCGTCTCGTCTGCCCGCGTCTCGTCTGCCCGCGCCTCGGCCACCAGCAGTTCGGCCTCGGGGCGGTCCGGGGTGGCGAGGGCCGGCGGCAGCGGCGTGGCGGCGGCGGTGCGCGGGGCGGCGTGGACCTCGACCTCCGCCTTGGCCAGCGGGCCGCCGTCGAAGCCGAGGCGCACCACCTCCACCCGCTCCGACCAAGGTTCGGCGGTGTCGTTGACCGCCACCAGCGCCAGGGACTCCCCGCGTGGCTGGATGGTCAGCAGCCGTTCCGCGTGGCTGCGCCGCAGGGCGTACCACAGCGGCTTGCGCCGTCCGTCGCCGTCGATCGCCGCCCAGGAGGTGACCGGCCAGCAGTCGTTGAGCTGCCACATGATCGTGCCCGAGCAGCGTGGGGCGTGGGAGCGGAAGTGCTCCACGCCGAGGGCGACGGCGCGCGCCTGGTTGAGCTGGGTGGCCCAGTGCCAGTCGTCGACGCCCTGTGGCGGTGGGAAGTGTGGGGCGAGGCCGCGGGCGAGCTTGGCGGGGCCGTCGTCGGCCTTGTTGTGCGCCAGCACGCCGGGGGATTCGGGGGTCAGCGGCTGGTCGTGGACGGCGCGGGTGAGGGTGGCCCAGTTGGGCGGGCCCTGGAAGCCGAACTCGGCGGCCAGGCCGGGCACGTGGTCGCGGTAGGCGGTGTAGTCGACCTGGTTCCAGACGTCCCAGATGTGCGACAGTCCGTGGTCGGGATCGTTGGGGTGGATCCCCTCGTCGAAGGACCAGGGGCTGGTGGGGATGTAGGGGCGGGTGGGGTCGAGTTCGGCGACGATCCGCGGCAGCAGGTCGAAGTAGTAGCCGTGGCCCCAGGTGCGGTCGCCGAGTTGTTCCCGCCAGCCCCAGTCCCGGTGGCCGGAGACGCTCTCGTTGTTGCCGTTCCAGACGATCAGGCTCGGGTGCGGGCTGAGTCGGGTGACGGCCTCGCGGGCCTCCGCCTCCACCTCGCCGCGCAGCGGCTCCTCCTCGGGGTAGGCGGCGCAGGCGAACAGGAAGTCCTGCCAGGTGAGCATCCCGGCCTCGTCGCACAGTTCGTAGAAGTCGTCGCTCTCGTACAGGCCGCCGCCCCACACCCGCAGCAGGTTGACGCCGGCCTCGGCCGCCTGTCTCAGCCGGGTGGCGTAGCGGTCGCGGTCGACGCGGTGCGGGAAGCAGTCGTCGGGGATCCAGTTGGCCCCGCGCACCAGCACGGGGCGCCCGTTGACCAGGAAGGCGGCCCGGGTGCCGTGCTGGTCGCGGGAGGTGTCCAGCCGCACGGTGCGGAACCCGATCCGGCCCTGCCAGGCGTCCAGCGCGAGGGAGATCGCGCCGACGCCGGCGAGGCGGACGTGGAGCGGGTACAGCGGCTGCTCGCCGTGCCCGCGCGGCCACCACAGCTCCGGGTCGGGGACCTCCAGGTCGACGACGGCGGTCCGCGAGCCGGCCGGCAGCAGCACCTCGGCGGTGTGGCGGGGCCCGCCGGACCTTCCGGCGCCGCCGTGTTCGCCGTGCCCGCCGTGTCCCCCGGAGCTGCCGTGCCCCCCGGAGCGGCCGGGGTCGCCGATGGTGGCGGTCAGGCGCAGCGGCCGGTCGTCGGTGGCGGCGCCGCGTTCCACCTCGACGTGCACGGCGACGTGCCCGGTGGTGCGGCCGTGGCGCTCCGTCACGGTGACCAGGGGGCGCACCGAGGCCAGTCGCGCGGTGGACCAGCCCTCCAGCCAGATGGGGCGCCAGATGCCGGCGGTGGCCAGGTCGGGCCCCCAGTCCCAGCCGAAGTTGCAGGCCATCTTGCGGACGAAGTTGTAGGGGTGGGTGTTGATGTGCGGTCGGGGGCCGAGGGCGTCGCGGACGCGTTCGGCGTGGGTGACGGGCGCGGCGAAGGTGACGGTGAGTTCGTTGCGGCCCCGGCGCAGCCCGGCGCGGGCGCCGAACCGGTGGGTGCGGTGCATGTTCTCGGCGCGGCCGATCACGACGCCGTTGAGCGCCACGGTGGCGACGGTGTCCAGGCCCTCGCAGACCAGCTCCCAGCGGTCGAGGCCGACCAGCGGGTGCCATTCGAAGGTGGTGGTGTACCGCCAGTCGGTGCGGCCGATCCAGGCCAGGGCGGCCTCGTTGCGGTCCAGGTGGGGGTCGGGTATGAGGCCGGCGGCCAGCAGGTCGGTGTGCACGCAGCCGGGGACGGTGGCCGGGACGTCGATGTCACTCAGGCTGTCGGGGACCTCCCCGGCGACCGCGCGTACCGTCCAGCCGTCGTGCAGCGGTGTCCTCATTGGTCTAGACCTTCCTCGGGGCGTGGGAGTGGCGGGGGGAGGGCATGGATGGACTGCGGGACCGCTGTCGGCGCGCCGCGTCCCGGCGCTGCTGAAACGGCCAGTCCAGCCCCTGCAACACCGCCGCGTGCCGGCCGAGGTGGAGTCTTTCTAAGGTGAGTGAATCGGTTAAGTCAACCCTCGTGTAACGCTTCGTCCAGGTCCTGCCGGGCGAGCCATGATGGGTTGGGCGGGGCGGCGGCCGGGCATGTTATCCGGTTAAGCGCTCCTCGCGTGGACGCTCAACCGGGCAGGCCGCCGAGGCGCCCTTCCAGGAGGAGCAGCAGCTCGCCGAGGGTGTCGGCCAGCGCCTCGCGCCGGTCCTCCGCGATGCCGGCCAGCAGCCCCTTCTCGTAGGCGAGCTGCTCCGGCAGCACCGCGTCCACCAGCTCCTGGCCGGCGGCGGTCAGCCGCAGGTGGGCGGTCCGCTTGTCCCGGGGGTCGGCGCGCCGTTCGACCAGCTCGCGTTCCTCCAGGATCCGCAGCCGCTTGGTGACGGCCGCCCCGGAGGAGAAGGTCTCCCGGGCCAGCTGGCCGGCGGTCAGCTCGTGGCCGACCCGCCGCAGGGTGCACAGCACGTCGAACTCGTGCCGGGTGATCCCGTACCGGCCGAGCGGCGTGTCGGCCGCCTGCTGGAGCAGGGCGGCGCAGCGGTTGATCCGGCCGACCACCGTGATGGGGGAGACGTCGAGGTCGGGGTGGACCTGGCGCCACTGGCGCACCGCGCGTGCCACGGCGTCCTCGTGCACTGCCGGCCCTCCCTCGTCGCCCCGCCGTCACCCGGTGCCGGCCCGCCGCCTCGGGCGGGCCGGCACCGTGCCGCTGATCTTACGGTGGTGGGTGGGTCAGGACGGCGAGGGCACCGGCAGCTGGGACGGCGGCGCGGTGTGCGAGGGGCGCGGGCGCGGCAGCACCAGGCGGGCGAGGACCCGGTGGCCGGCTCGCTCGGCGCGCAGCACCTCCTCCGGGTCGATCCACCGCTGCCACCACTCGCCGGCGGAGACGTCGGCCGCCTCCCGCAGCTCGATCAGCGCGGCCCGCAGCCGCAGCCGGGCGTCCGCCAGATCGGCCCCTCCGCCGCCGGGGAGGCCTCCGCCCTCCGGGAGGGCGTCGAGGAGGTCCTCCGCCCGGCGCCGCTGGGCGCCCACGGCGTCGACGGCCCGCCGGATGCGGTCGGTGGCGCGCCGGTTGGTGACGGCGATGCTGCACAGCAGCCCGAAGGCGGCGCCGACGCAGGTGTCCAGCCAGCGGTCGAGCACCAGCGTGCCGACCGGCTGGCGGGCGGCGAACTGGGCCATCAGCAGCGCCATCGCCGTGACGCTGACGCTGCCGAGCCAGTAGTTCCGGGTGATGGTGGCCTCGGCGCCGAACTGGAAGACCAGGGTGGCCAGCACCAGCGCCCACGGGCTGGTGTGGGTCAGCGGGGCCACCGCGCTGAAGACCAGCAGTCCGACCAGGTTCCCGGTGACCCGCTGGACGGAGCGCTGCCAGGTGAGCGTGGTGTTCGCCTGGAAGACCGCGGCGGCGGTGACCACGGCCCAGAACGGGTGCCCGACCCCGGCCGCGGCCGAGACCAGGCCGGCCAGCAGCCCGCCGACGGCCACCCGGGCACCGATCGGCGACAGGTGTGAGCCGGGGCCGAGGGCGCGGGCCAGGTCGCGCCAGGCCCCCGCGCGGGCGGTGCCCCGTCCCCGGCCGGTGCTCCGTCCGCGGCCCGTGCTCCGCCCGCGGCGGGCGTTGCGCTCCGTCGGCCGGGGCTGCCCGAAGGCGTCCTCCTCGGCCCCGGTCAGCTCGGCGAGCTCGGCGCCGCCGAGCGCCACCCGGGGCAGCCGGTCGCGCCGCAGCTCGCGGGCCCAGGCGAGCAGCTCGGTGGCGCGCGGGGCGGGGGCGTGGTCGTCGGTCGCCGGCGCGTCCGGGCCCGCGGCGACCAGCACCGTCTCGGCCCGGAGCAGCAGGCGCTCCAGCGCCCGCCGGTCCTCCAGCGCCCGCCGGTCGCGTGCCCGCGCGGTGTTCCGGGCCGGGACCCGGAAGACGGTCTGCCAGGCGGCGTGCACGGCGGTGGCGGCGGCGTGGCGGGCGCGGGCGCGTTCCGGGGTGTCGCCCCCGGTGCCCCCGGTGCCGCCGGTCGCGTTCGCGCCGCCTCCGGCGCACCGTGCCGCGGCACCGCCCGACGCCTCGGTGGCGGCGGCCACCCGGGCCGTGGCCTCCAGGGCGCGCGCGGTGGCCACCCGCTCCGGGCCGCGCGGGCGCAGCAGCCAGGGCGCCATGCAGACCAGCCAGGAGATGGCGGCCCCGACCAGGCCGAGCGCCAGGTGGAACGGGATCTGGTCGAGTCGCTGCGGCAGGAAGAGGCAGCTGGAGCTGACGAAGGTGAAGATCACGCTCCCCGGCGGCCCGATCCGGGTGGCCTCGCAGACCGTCTTCTGGGCCGCCGCCAGCAGCGCGGCCACGGTGATCCGGATGACGACCGACTCGGTGAGGGCCGCCGTCACCAGCCCCACCGCGACGCCGGCCAGCATGCCGGCGATCACCCAGGCCAGGACCCGGGTCCGCGCCCGGTAGGGCAGGCCGTGCGCGAAGAGCGCGCACAGCGAGCCGGCCGAGGTGTACACCGCCAACTCCAGACGCCCCGACGCCAGCAGGGCGAGGTTGGGTATCGCGGCGGCGACCACGACGGACAGCGCGGGACGGTGCCAGCCGTCGGCGGAGGGGCGCAGCCGGAGAAGCCCGGTCAGCGGCAGCGGACGGGCGCGGACCACCGGGGGCCGGCGGGCGGTGGTGGAGGGGGTGGGGGCGGTGTTGGGGCTGGTCATCGCCTCCAATGCTAGCAAAGTGTTTTATCCGTAAAATAATGCGGGCGGCGCGGAGGCGTGGGCTCCCGCGGTGGCCACCGAGCACGGGCCGGGCCGGACGCCCGTTCGGGGGCGTCCGGCCCGGCGGCCCGGCTGAGGGGGAGGATCAGCCGGTGATCACGGGGTCCGCCGCCAGGCCCTCCGTGCGGGTGTCGATCACCTCCTGGAGCGTGGCCGCCGCGGCCTCGATCGCGGTGGCGTCCGCGCCGGCCGCCTGGGCCGCCGTGGCGATCTCCTGGAGCAGTTCGGTGGCGGTGCCGTCGGCGTACAGCTCCTGGTAGAGCTCCTGGTAGGCGGCGTCGTAGACCTCCAGCAGGGCGGAGGAGGCCAGGAAGCGCTCCTTGAGCAGGTTGCCGCTGTCGACGCCGCCCGGGGCGGCGCCCTCGGTGCCCCCGGGCGCCTGGCCGTCCGCCGGTGGTTCGAAGCCCTCCGGTGGTTCGAAGCCCTCGGGCGGCTGGCCGCCCCCGGTGGCCTGGCCGGTCTCCGTGCCGCCCGGCTGGCCGACGGCCTGCTCGCCCTGCTGCGTCTGCTCCGTCTGCTCGGTCTGTTCGGTCTGCTGCCCGGCGGGGCCTCCGCCCGGTCCGCCGGCCCCGATGCCGCCCTCCTCGTGCGGGCCCAGGGAGGCGTCGCCGTTGAAGGTGAGGTTGAGGTCCCAGGAGAGGATCGAGAAGAGCCGGGTGTCCAGGTCGTACCAGAGGTAGTAGTTCTTCCCCGGCCCCGACATGTCGTCCGAGTTCAGCAGCAGGTTCTGCAGCGCCAGGTAGTCGGCGAAGGACTCGACGTCCACGTGTTCGTCGAGGTCCCGCGCGAACTCCTCGTCGGTGGCCTCCTCGACCCACCGGATCAGGTCGATCACCGGCTGGAGGTCCTGGCTGCCCTCCTTGTTGATCTGCTTGAAGGAGCCCTCGTACTCCGTCGGGTCCTCGCCCAGGTACTCGAACGAACTGGTGCTGTCCGCCTTGTACAGCACGCCGTTCCCGAGTTCCTCGGCGTACTCCTCGTCCGGGTGCTCCAGGATCAGCCGGGTGGTGGTGGGCCGGTCGTTGACCGTGAAGGAGGTGAAGGACCACCGCTGGGTGGCGGCTCCGCTCTCGGCGGTCAGCGACAGGGCCAGCGCCTCGTTCAGCGGCAGTTCGCCGTCGGCGCCCGGGCGGACGGCGATCTCGTCGTGGCCCTGGTAGGTCCGGTTCTCCACGAACTCGCCGAAGCTGATCAGCCAGGGGAGTTCCTCGGGGGCGTCGTCGGTCAGCGTCGTGCCCATCGGCCCGCCGTCGCCCTGCGGGCCCGCGCCCTCCTCGGTCGCGCCCTCCTCGGCCGTGCCCTCCTCGGTGCTGCTGCCGCTGGTCAGCCCGCGCAGCGTGGAGTTGCCCTTCAGCCGGATGCCGACGTCGCTGAGGTAGGTGCCGTCGATGGTGATGTCCGCCTCGACGTACTCCTTGTTCCCCTCCTCGTAGTACTCCTGGAGGGCGCGCTGGTAGTCCTCCTCCGCGAAGGTGATCTCGATCGTGTGGGTGGTCGTGGTGTCGTAGAGCTCCACCGTTCCGGGCACGTCGTCCTTGGACGTCGCGGCGAGCGGGCTGGTGGCGCTGGTGACGTACGGCCGGACCCGGACGTCCCCGACGACCGAGACCAGCACGGCGACGAGCGCCGCGAAGGCGACCAGCGGAATCCAATGCTGCCGCAGCCGCACCGGGAGGAGGTGGCGCGCCCGGCGCCGCGGGCCGCGTGGGCGGCGGCGCGGCCGGCCCCGGGCGCCGCCCGGGGGCGTGGTGGTGCCGTCCATGGGCGTCACAGGTCCGTCTGGTCGTAGCCGGTGAGCACGGTGACCCGCTGGCCGAAGGTCCTCTCCCGCATGTCGGCCACGAGCCGGCCCGGCTCGCTGCCCTTCTTCAGCCGCACCGTGTAGAGCAGTTCGGTGAGGGCGCCGCCGCGCACGGACTCGGTGCTGACCAGTTCGAACTCCGAGGTGTGCTTCACCAGGACGTCGCCGATCGCCATGGTGTGGTCCTCGCCGGCGGGCACCTGCACCTTGACCACCTGGCGCTGCACGTTGAGGGCGAACCAGTTGAACCGGCTCATGATGAGGATGATCAGGCAGATGGCCACCGTGGCGACCGCCGCCAGGGTGTAGAAGCGGGCGCCGCAGGCCATGCCGATGCCCATCACCAGGAAGACGAAGCCGACGTCCCGGGTCTCCTTCACCGCGTTGCGGAAGCGCACCACGGACAGGGCGCCCACCAGGGAGAAGGCCCGCGCGATGTTGGAGCCGATCACCAGCAGGATCAGCGCCACGATCATTCCGACGATCACGAGCGTCTGCACGTAGGACTGGCTGTAGGAGACGTTGCGGTGGGTGGCGCGGTAGACCCAGCCGATGACGGAGCTGAGCACGAAGGACAGCGCCATGGCGATGACGATGTCGGTCACGCTGAAGGTGCCGCTGAGGTCCTGGAGATCGAGGTTCATGTCGGGGGTCAGGCCTTCACTCGGTCGGGGTGGCTGGGGATGCCGCGGTGGCGGCCCGTGCGGCCGCCGGCGTCGCTGCGGATGGTGAGGTCCTCGGCCACGTCCTCCTCGCGGACGTGGAAGGCGGACCGGGGGGCCTTGCCGTGCACCTCGATGCTCTGGCAGTACTTGGAGACCCGGACGACCTGGAGGTTCATGCTGGCCGTGATGTCGGTCAGCCAGTAGGGAACGCGCTCGTTCGCCTTCACCTCCATGATCGTCATGTGCGGAGGGATCAGGAACCGGTTGGTGGACTCGGCGCCGAGGTGGAAGTCGCGGTCCCGGCCGCGTACCCGCCGGTCGAAGGTGACCCGCAGCCCGAGGTCGGCGTCCCGGCCGACCAGGGCCTCGCGCTGGTAGCCGGTCATCGCGGTCGGCTGGAGGTTCAGCCGGCAGATCAGTTCCACAACCTCCTCGACGAACGCGCGCTGCGCCGGGGAGTGCTCGACGAGCGCGCGCCCGTCGCACAGCTCCCGGGCGGTGAGGTAGGGCAGCTGGACGCGGCGCTTCTGGGTGACCCGGTTGACCCGCTGCTTGATCTCGACGAAGACCGGTGTGTCGTCGGTGATCGCGGTGCGGTCGCCGTAGTGGCGCACCCGCAGCTTGCGGCGGAAGCGCAGCCCCTCGATCTTCTCCCAGTAGAACCGCAGGTCCGGGGTGTCGTAGTAGAGGCTCCACACCCCGTAGCCGCCGACCGGGCTGTGCGCGTCGCGGTCGAGGCGCTCGGCGAGCCGGTCGCGGATCCGGGTGGCGGTGGTGGTGTCGACCAGGTACTTGATCTCGTAGCGGTTGAAGGCGTGCAGCTTGCCGGCGGTCCGGGTGGCGCGCCCACCGTCGGCGGGTCCGGCGGTGCTCGGCCCGGTGCCCGGCCCGGTGCCCGCGGGCACGGCGGTCGGCGGTGGGACGGTCGGGGCGCCGCCGGTCGGGGCGGTGGTTGCTGGCTCGGGGGGTGGCGGCGCGGGCGCGGCGCGCCGCCGACGGAGTGGGAACAGCATGGGGGTCCTTCCTCACGGCACTGGTGTTCGTGCCGCGAGTAGGGAACACGCCCCGACTGATCGCCGACTAACAGTCAGATGTGAACGGCATGAGAAAGGCCGTGGAACCCCCGGTGAACGCGGGGTTGACGGCGGGTTGGCGCGGGGTGTGCGCCAGCACGTGCTCCCGCAGCAGGCGCGGGGCCGCGGCGTCCCGGCGCCGGAACGCCTCGACGATCGCGGCGCGGCCCGCGGCGTCCTCGTGCGGCTCGGTGCCGAACCACCGCCAGGCCAGGGTGGCCCATATCCCGACGCCGAGCGCCTCCCAGGCGTGCGACAGCACCTGGTTGCCGGAGGCGGCGACGATCGCGCGGTGGAAGGCGACG
Coding sequences:
- a CDS encoding glycoside hydrolase family 2 protein is translated as MRTPLHDGWTVRAVAGEVPDSLSDIDVPATVPGCVHTDLLAAGLIPDPHLDRNEAALAWIGRTDWRYTTTFEWHPLVGLDRWELVCEGLDTVATVALNGVVIGRAENMHRTHRFGARAGLRRGRNELTVTFAAPVTHAERVRDALGPRPHINTHPYNFVRKMACNFGWDWGPDLATAGIWRPIWLEGWSTARLASVRPLVTVTERHGRTTGHVAVHVEVERGAATDDRPLRLTATIGDPGRSGGHGSSGGHGGHGEHGGAGRSGGPRHTAEVLLPAGSRTAVVDLEVPDPELWWPRGHGEQPLYPLHVRLAGVGAISLALDAWQGRIGFRTVRLDTSRDQHGTRAAFLVNGRPVLVRGANWIPDDCFPHRVDRDRYATRLRQAAEAGVNLLRVWGGGLYESDDFYELCDEAGMLTWQDFLFACAAYPEEEPLRGEVEAEAREAVTRLSPHPSLIVWNGNNESVSGHRDWGWREQLGDRTWGHGYYFDLLPRIVAELDPTRPYIPTSPWSFDEGIHPNDPDHGLSHIWDVWNQVDYTAYRDHVPGLAAEFGFQGPPNWATLTRAVHDQPLTPESPGVLAHNKADDGPAKLARGLAPHFPPPQGVDDWHWATQLNQARAVALGVEHFRSHAPRCSGTIMWQLNDCWPVTSWAAIDGDGRRKPLWYALRRSHAERLLTIQPRGESLALVAVNDTAEPWSERVEVVRLGFDGGPLAKAEVEVHAAPRTAAATPLPPALATPDRPEAELLVAEARADETRADETRADETRGGEAGGAGVAGASARDGGRPRALWFFLPDRDQALPRADLTTTVRPDGDQVRITVTARALLRDLALLADRVLPAAEVDTMLLTLLPGESATFTVRGPGVGAVPAERWADPLVLRSANQLVTP
- a CDS encoding MarR family winged helix-turn-helix transcriptional regulator; translated protein: MHEDAVARAVRQWRQVHPDLDVSPITVVGRINRCAALLQQAADTPLGRYGITRHEFDVLCTLRRVGHELTAGQLARETFSSGAAVTKRLRILEERELVERRADPRDKRTAHLRLTAAGQELVDAVLPEQLAYEKGLLAGIAEDRREALADTLGELLLLLEGRLGGLPG
- a CDS encoding LacI family DNA-binding transcriptional regulator produces the protein MKRPTIADIAQAAGVSKGAVSYALNGKAGVSDQTRARILDIAARLGWHPSSAARALSEGRSGAIGLVVDRPAWVLGIEPFFMQLISGIEAQLSGSGTALLLEVTEDTEAEMATYRRWWGERRVDGVLLVDLRHDDPRPALVRELELPTVVVGHAGEDTGMSSVWIDDGVAVHEVLDYLVALGHRRIARVAGPPPLVHTRERSDAFARAAERLGLAEVPTVHADYSGEDGARATRRLLSTAVPPTAIVYDNDVMAVAALGVAHEMGVDVPGRLSIVAWDDGALCELVHPGLTAVSRRVPEHGSRAATILLSMVAGGPVEQARLDPPVLVPRGSTAPARR
- a CDS encoding polyphosphate polymerase domain-containing protein → MLFPLRRRRAAPAPPPPEPATTAPTGGAPTVPPPTAVPAGTGPGTGPSTAGPADGGRATRTAGKLHAFNRYEIKYLVDTTTATRIRDRLAERLDRDAHSPVGGYGVWSLYYDTPDLRFYWEKIEGLRFRRKLRVRHYGDRTAITDDTPVFVEIKQRVNRVTQKRRVQLPYLTARELCDGRALVEHSPAQRAFVEEVVELICRLNLQPTAMTGYQREALVGRDADLGLRVTFDRRVRGRDRDFHLGAESTNRFLIPPHMTIMEVKANERVPYWLTDITASMNLQVVRVSKYCQSIEVHGKAPRSAFHVREEDVAEDLTIRSDAGGRTGRHRGIPSHPDRVKA
- a CDS encoding DUF4956 domain-containing protein → MNLDLQDLSGTFSVTDIVIAMALSFVLSSVIGWVYRATHRNVSYSQSYVQTLVIVGMIVALILLVIGSNIARAFSLVGALSVVRFRNAVKETRDVGFVFLVMGIGMACGARFYTLAAVATVAICLIILIMSRFNWFALNVQRQVVKVQVPAGEDHTMAIGDVLVKHTSEFELVSTESVRGGALTELLYTVRLKKGSEPGRLVADMRERTFGQRVTVLTGYDQTDL
- a CDS encoding CotH kinase family protein, with protein sequence MDGTTTPPGGARGRPRRRPRGPRRRARHLLPVRLRQHWIPLVAFAALVAVLVSVVGDVRVRPYVTSATSPLAATSKDDVPGTVELYDTTTTHTIEITFAEEDYQRALQEYYEEGNKEYVEADITIDGTYLSDVGIRLKGNSTLRGLTSGSSTEEGTAEEGATEEGAGPQGDGGPMGTTLTDDAPEELPWLISFGEFVENRTYQGHDEIAVRPGADGELPLNEALALSLTAESGAATQRWSFTSFTVNDRPTTTRLILEHPDEEYAEELGNGVLYKADSTSSFEYLGEDPTEYEGSFKQINKEGSQDLQPVIDLIRWVEEATDEEFARDLDEHVDVESFADYLALQNLLLNSDDMSGPGKNYYLWYDLDTRLFSILSWDLNLTFNGDASLGPHEEGGIGAGGPGGGPAGQQTEQTEQTEQTQQGEQAVGQPGGTETGQATGGGQPPEGFEPPEGFEPPADGQAPGGTEGAAPGGVDSGNLLKERFLASSALLEVYDAAYQELYQELYADGTATELLQEIATAAQAAGADATAIEAAAATLQEVIDTRTEGLAADPVITG
- a CDS encoding FUSC family protein, yielding MTSPNTAPTPSTTARRPPVVRARPLPLTGLLRLRPSADGWHRPALSVVVAAAIPNLALLASGRLELAVYTSAGSLCALFAHGLPYRARTRVLAWVIAGMLAGVAVGLVTAALTESVVIRITVAALLAAAQKTVCEATRIGPPGSVIFTFVSSSCLFLPQRLDQIPFHLALGLVGAAISWLVCMAPWLLRPRGPERVATARALEATARVAAATEASGGAAARCAGGGANATGGTGGTGGDTPERARARHAAATAVHAAWQTVFRVPARNTARARDRRALEDRRALERLLLRAETVLVAAGPDAPATDDHAPAPRATELLAWARELRRDRLPRVALGGAELAELTGAEEDAFGQPRPTERNARRGRSTGRGRSTGRGRGTARAGAWRDLARALGPGSHLSPIGARVAVGGLLAGLVSAAAGVGHPFWAVVTAAAVFQANTTLTWQRSVQRVTGNLVGLLVFSAVAPLTHTSPWALVLATLVFQFGAEATITRNYWLGSVSVTAMALLMAQFAARQPVGTLVLDRWLDTCVGAAFGLLCSIAVTNRRATDRIRRAVDAVGAQRRRAEDLLDALPEGGGLPGGGGADLADARLRLRAALIELREAADVSAGEWWQRWIDPEEVLRAERAGHRVLARLVLPRPRPSHTAPPSQLPVPSPS